One Trichomycterus rosablanca isolate fTriRos1 chromosome 10, fTriRos1.hap1, whole genome shotgun sequence DNA window includes the following coding sequences:
- the mbtd1 gene encoding MBT domain-containing protein 1, with protein MEDARDLAERTSRSERKRRDSFGMFDGYESSEESSSSSSTEDSEDEERSLPSGLPIIKNNGQVYTYPDGKAGMATCEMCGMVGVRDAFYSKTKRFCSVSCSRSYSSNSKKASILARLQGKPPTKKAKVLQKQPLMAKLAAYAQYQTNQQSPAKKSVVPVEGFDWGQYICSNNLIGAPVSCFKHVPMGYFWSEITEGVRVEVSNSDTNLSTKVYWIAGIIKIAGFKALLRYEGFDNDSSRDFWCNLCVPEIHPVGWCASNGKPLVPPKSIQHKFSNWKVFLVKQLTGVKTLPLDFAKKVQESMQYPFKKLMRVEVVDKTHLCRTRVALVEQVIGGRLRLVYEESQDGSDDFWCHMYSPLIHSIGWSRSIGHRFKRSEVSKKIDGLVDAPSQLFLKVKDVDQGGEWFKDGMKLEAIDPLNLSAICVATVRKVLADGYLMIGIDGSEAADGSDWFCYHSTSPSIFPAGFCEINNIELTPPRGYNKLPFKWFDYLRETCSIAAPVKLFNKEVPNHGFREGMKLEAVDLMEPRLVCVATVTRIVHRLLRIHFDGWEDEYDQWVDCESPDLYPVGWCQLTGYKLQPPAAQTTREAPPNVTKQKKKAQQYKGQKKKRKIPVGRRPLGFGGSLRRSSFSGDEDQTPSLYLPHPPGVERDRSLNSEASLQIKDETPEVDEFSFFQGTSDQESNGSGSYYIKQEP; from the exons GCTGAGCGCACTTCACGTTCGGAAAGGAAAAGAAGAGACTCGTTTGGCATGTTTGACGGGTATGAAAGCAGCGAAGAATCGAgcagcagctccagcacagagGACAGCGAAGACGAAGAGCGCAGTCTCCCCTCTGGCCTGCCCATTATTAAGAACAATGGCCAGGTGTACACATACCCAGATGGAAAGGCTGGCATGG CGACCTGTGAAATGTGTGGAATGGTTGGGGTCAGAGATGCTTTCTACTCAAAAACAAAGAGGTTCTGCAGTGTGTCCTGTTCCAGAAGCTATTCCTCCAACTCGAAAAAAGCCAGCATATTGGCCAGACTTCAG GGTAAACCACCAACAAAAAAAGCAAAGGTCTTACAGAAACAGCCGCTCATGGCAAAGTTGGCAGCTTATGCACAGTATCAAACAAATCAGCAGAGCCCAGCGAAAAAATCAG TGGTTCCTGTTGAGGGCTTTGACTGGGGCCAATACATTTGTAGCAATAACCTGATTGGAGCACCAGTAAGCTGTTTTAAGCAT GTACCCATGGGTTATTTTTGGAGTGAAATCACTGAGGGTGTGAGAGTAGAAGTTTCTAATTCTGACACAAACCTCTCCACAAAAGTTTACTGGATAGCAGGGATTATTAAAATAGCAG gttttaaagcacttcttCGATATGAGGGCTTTGATAACGACTCGAGTCGGGACTTTTGGTGTAATCTGTGTGTCCCAGAAATCCATCCTGTTGGGTGGTGTGCCTCAAATGGTAAACCCCTGGTTCCTCCCAAAT CGATCCAACATAAATTTAGTAACTGGAAAGTATTTCTTGTGAAGCAACTCACTGGAGTCAAAACACTCCCACTTGACTTTGCCAAAAAG GTTCAGGAAAGCATGCAGTACCCATTTAAGAAGCTAATGCGAGTGGAGGTGGTGGATAAAACACACTTGTGCCGGACGCGTGTAGCTCTAGTGGAGCAGGTGATTGGGGGTCGGCTAAGACTTGTCTACGAGGAGAGCCAGGATGGCTCCGATGACTTTTGGTGTCACATGTACAGCCCGCTCATTCATTCAATAGGCTGGTCACGCAGCATCGGACATCGCTTTAAAAGATCTG AGGTGTCAAAGAAAATTGATGGTCTGGTGGACGCCCCTTCCCAGTTATTTCTGAAG GTAAAGGATGTGGACCAGGGTGGTGAGTGGTTTAAAGATGGCATGAAGTTGGAGGCCATAGACCCTCTTAATCTCTCAGCTATATGTGTGGCTACTGTAAGAAAG GTTTTGGCAGATGGTTACCTCATGATTGGGATTGATGGCTCAGAAGCGGCAGACGGCTCAGATTGGTTCTGCTACCACTCCACCTCTCCCTCAATATTCCCTGCAGGCTTCTGTGAAATCAACAACATTGAACTTACACCCCCACGAG GGTACAACAAACTGCCATTTAAATGGTTTGACTACCTCAGAGAAACATGTTCAATAGCAGCTCCTGTGAAGCTCTTTAACAAA GAGGTCCCGAATCACGGCTTCCGTGAAGGGATGAAGCTTGAGGCAGTGGACTTAATGGAGCCACGGCTGGTGTGTGTAGCTACAGTGACCAGGATTGTTCACAGACTCCTACGTATTCACTTTGATGGCTGGGAGGATGAGTATGACCAGTGGGTGGACTGTGAGTCTCCAGACCTTTACCCAGTGGGCTGGTGCCAACTTACTGGTTACAAGCTTCAGCCACCTGCTGCACAAA CCACAAGAGAAGCACCACCTAATGTGACAAAGCAGAAAAAGAAAGCTCAACAATACAAAGGACAAAAGAAAA AGAGGAAGATTCCAGTTGGGAGGAGGCCGCTCGGGTTCGGTGGGTCTCTCAGAAGAAGCAGTTTCTCAGGAGATGAAGATCAGACTCCATCCCTTTACCTGCCCCACCCACCTGGTGTGGAGCGAGATCGCTCTCTCAATTCAg AGGCTTCACTCCAGATAAAGGACGAGACCCCAGAGGTGGACGAGTTTAGCTTTTTCCAGGGCACGTCGGACCAGGAGAGCAACGGCTCAGGAAGTTACTACATCAAACAGGAGCCGTAA